The following nucleotide sequence is from Candidatus Methanosuratincola sp..
TCTCCCAAAGGTCAAAGAACTCGAGCAGCTCCCTCGTCCTGGACCGGATCCTTGCCGGATCCCTTATGCCGTACGCCTTGGCGAAGAACTCCAGGTTCTCCAACGCGGTCAGGCGCTCGTAGAGGCTGGGGCTCTCGGTCTGTACGCCGACAACCGCCCGGACCGCTGCCGGGTCCTCCCTTATGTCCTTGCCGAGGACCTGGGCGGCGCCCGAGGTCGGGGCTATTATGCAGGCGAGCATCCTTATGGTGGTGGTCTTACCCGCGCCGTTGGGGCCGAGCAGCCCGAAGACTTCCCCCTCCTGGATCTCGAGGCTCAGCCCGTCGACTGCGGTGAAGGAGTTGAACCTCTTGGTCAGGTTCCGGGCGACGATCGCATTCATAGGCCAGACCGTTAAAAACGGTATTCCAACTCAAACCTCTTAACTCTATTGGGAGGACTCGCGCTGAACCCTCGGTTCCCGTCCGCCTTTGGTCAGCGGCTCCCCGCATGTGCAGCAGGCGTGACTATTGATCTAAATTCACCTTACGGATCGGCATGGGAAACTTAAAAAGCAAGATCCTGTCGCATACGGTTTCGTGAAGTGATCGCGGTGCGGTCCGGGTACCTCTCCGAGCTGCTGATGGCCGTCCTCGCAGTCCTCTCCATACTACTTCTGCTGGTCGACTTCACCGTCCCGCTTGAGCCGGCGTGGAGGCAGATCGTCTATTCCGCAGATCTTCTGATATGCCTCATCTTCGGGATTGGCTTTGCATCAGAACTGCATTCCGAAAAGGACAAACTAAGGTACCTGAAGTGGCACTGGATAGACCTCCTGGCGGTCGTTCCCGCGTACGCCTTTGCGTTCTTCGAGACAATGGCAATAATGAGCGCTGGGCTGCGGTCTCTGAGGTTCATAAGACTCGCGAGGTTTCTGGCGGTAGTGCTGAGGATGAGGAGGAGCAAGATGCTCGTAACCGGAGAGAAGCCCTCAAAGCGCACCCTTCTGACGTACATATCAGTCGCGAGCCTCGTATCGGTCTTTTACCTGATCTTCCTCCCGGACCTTGAGTCCGTCCCATACAGCCAGTATGTGATCGAGACGATCCTGTCCGTGCTGATCCTGCTTGTCGCGCTCATACTCTCGGAGCTCGTCTACGTCCTCCTGGTCTCCAAGATTGACGACCTCCACTCTAGGGTCTCCGTAGGGAGGCTTGTCAAGGCCGTCTTCATCCTGCTGGCGATAGCCGCGATAATCTCCTTCATCTTCAAAGAACTCATCATCTTCGTGACGTCCTTCGGCGTGATAGGCCTCGTCCTCTCTTACTCCCTCGCCCCGGTCATTTCAAACTTCTTCGCCTGGGTCTACATCAACGTCAGGAGGACGTACATGATCGGCGACAGCGTGAAGATCGGGGACGTCAGGG
It contains:
- a CDS encoding mechanosensitive ion channel domain-containing protein; the encoded protein is MIAVRSGYLSELLMAVLAVLSILLLLVDFTVPLEPAWRQIVYSADLLICLIFGIGFASELHSEKDKLRYLKWHWIDLLAVVPAYAFAFFETMAIMSAGLRSLRFIRLARFLAVVLRMRRSKMLVTGEKPSKRTLLTYISVASLVSVFYLIFLPDLESVPYSQYVIETILSVLILLVALILSELVYVLLVSKIDDLHSRVSVGRLVKAVFILLAIAAIISFIFKELIIFVTSFGVIGLVLSYSLAPVISNFFAWVYINVRRTYMIGDSVKIGDVRGIVTDIGYIMTTLIEIGDESSFWSVTGRMLTIPNSTVLSEIVAVYGSRLSPVRVGAVTFNLAYESDLGAVKELLVRCVSEYIRPDVDKMREACESGGCAPMFKDVIEAGPRVVFTPEASWINVTVLYPCPPSKLVRSMSDLTEIMLREMNKQPEVVKFPVGRSR